In the Staphylococcus sp. IVB6240 genome, one interval contains:
- a CDS encoding putative holin-like toxin: protein MVSIADALILMIAFGTFVVSLLGLVVAIIKLDHKK, encoded by the coding sequence ATGGTAAGTATTGCAGACGCATTAATCTTAATGATTGCATTCGGCACTTTTGTCGTATCTTTATTAGGACTTGTTGTCGCAATAATAAAACTCGACCATAAAAAATAA
- a CDS encoding YfhO family protein has product MKKDFPYAKWLKLLGMALFVGALVYVPVLYRYVVHGIIYSGKFDGVKQMIPFQAYLYERMSNFSSLYDIGFGLGGDYFTDLAYYYTTSPIMYANFLGIKIFDILGLVDPSSLDFWAMNQIVVAYFKCVLTFLAAYGMLRMFQMEKPYRFLGAMLYSASTVFYFFNFAWSFFGDVMLYLPLAIWGMERFFKTRKIGLFIVAIVLTLFTNFYFSYYVALGLMAYLVYRMIDTHPEDIVPRWKKLWLLFPSVLISLFLASFGFLTGVRSFLNNDRKLIDFEVPLLIDFSPRYHIFSSGLEFTITFIALVALFTFKLYRHYYYRMFAILSWILLIGSLTPYMDSLFNGLSFPERRWGFLLILSTSVMIALWLKHITELMWRNYLVSLVPIVPLVIATINMSVGRLSWMFVAALILCVIGYCIYSQKGFSKNMIYLIIGLFVVQQFVLLLNYRANCMTIYERDESILHTEDYHSEVLQKKIDEIKKKQDSPMERIDYMSHFAVNSGMLYDFNGVSLYSSIFDGEILDYYDKQMQINMGYDGNSLYRMLGNRANLYALWNVSDRIKRSEDIADVYGMGPQKKIKDRTFTWSHSHNTIDYPSAHLTSKVFEAEDLKSPLDREHAMLEGVVMEGEKANTLFYPNPNMVKLAEITPRDAKQKGFNLTVSKDYGGLDISMPSDFSERYKDYYLEMDVELLHPDVPHYLIVDDFRQDRKELTQRYRRFVTPVTVRVPAKEPMQLKLKKGTYRVNIKGIYGEDYSTLEKAKDDVKPVKVTKTKRDIKVKMNPTKKSYLVLPMPYRDGLKAELDGEKREVKKGNGIQTIIPVNKGEKEVVIHYELPHWPLYLIMTILGLIAAFVYRKWLRRDIKSIH; this is encoded by the coding sequence TTGAAAAAAGATTTTCCGTATGCTAAATGGCTAAAATTACTGGGCATGGCACTTTTTGTTGGGGCGCTTGTGTATGTTCCAGTGCTTTATCGCTATGTTGTTCATGGAATTATTTACAGTGGAAAGTTTGATGGTGTTAAACAAATGATACCATTTCAAGCCTATTTATATGAGCGAATGTCTAATTTTTCGTCTCTATATGATATTGGATTTGGTTTAGGTGGAGATTACTTTACAGATCTTGCTTATTATTACACGACTTCTCCTATCATGTATGCCAATTTTTTAGGTATTAAAATATTCGATATATTAGGTCTTGTGGACCCATCTAGTCTTGATTTTTGGGCAATGAACCAAATTGTTGTGGCTTACTTTAAATGTGTACTTACCTTTTTGGCTGCATATGGGATGTTAAGAATGTTCCAAATGGAGAAACCATATAGATTTCTAGGTGCAATGCTTTATAGTGCTTCAACAGTGTTTTATTTCTTTAATTTTGCATGGTCGTTTTTTGGAGATGTCATGCTATACTTGCCACTTGCTATTTGGGGAATGGAGCGCTTTTTCAAAACACGTAAGATTGGATTGTTTATTGTTGCGATTGTATTAACATTATTTACGAATTTTTACTTTAGTTATTATGTTGCACTTGGTCTGATGGCATATCTTGTTTATCGTATGATTGATACGCACCCTGAAGACATTGTGCCACGTTGGAAAAAATTATGGCTACTTTTTCCATCTGTATTAATTAGTCTGTTCCTCGCTTCATTTGGTTTCTTAACAGGTGTACGTTCTTTTCTTAATAATGATCGTAAACTGATTGATTTTGAAGTGCCACTGTTGATCGACTTTTCACCAAGATATCACATCTTTTCAAGTGGTCTTGAGTTTACCATTACATTTATTGCATTAGTTGCATTGTTTACGTTTAAACTTTATCGCCATTATTATTATCGTATGTTTGCGATACTGTCTTGGATTTTATTAATTGGTTCATTGACACCTTATATGGATAGTTTATTCAATGGTCTATCATTTCCAGAAAGACGATGGGGATTCTTATTAATATTATCGACAAGTGTTATGATCGCATTATGGTTAAAACACATTACAGAGTTAATGTGGCGTAATTATTTAGTATCATTAGTGCCGATTGTTCCATTAGTAATTGCAACAATTAATATGTCTGTAGGTCGTTTATCGTGGATGTTTGTAGCTGCATTGATTTTATGTGTCATTGGTTACTGTATTTATTCACAAAAAGGTTTTTCAAAAAATATGATCTACCTTATAATTGGACTCTTTGTTGTTCAACAATTTGTGCTTCTTCTAAATTATCGAGCTAATTGTATGACGATATATGAGAGAGATGAATCAATACTACACACAGAGGATTATCATAGTGAAGTGTTACAAAAGAAAATAGATGAAATTAAGAAAAAACAAGATTCTCCAATGGAGCGTATCGATTATATGAGTCATTTTGCAGTTAATTCTGGTATGCTATATGACTTCAATGGTGTTTCTCTTTATTCTAGTATCTTTGATGGTGAGATTTTAGACTACTATGATAAACAAATGCAGATTAACATGGGATATGATGGTAATAGTCTCTATCGTATGTTAGGTAATCGTGCAAACTTATACGCATTATGGAATGTCTCTGATCGTATCAAGAGAAGTGAGGATATAGCTGATGTTTATGGCATGGGGCCACAAAAGAAAATTAAAGATAGAACATTTACATGGTCACATAGTCACAATACAATTGATTATCCGTCAGCACATTTAACATCAAAAGTGTTTGAGGCAGAAGATTTAAAATCACCATTAGACAGAGAGCATGCAATGCTTGAAGGTGTTGTAATGGAAGGAGAAAAAGCGAATACGCTATTCTATCCAAATCCGAATATGGTTAAACTTGCAGAAATCACACCACGTGATGCAAAACAGAAAGGATTTAATTTAACAGTTTCAAAAGATTATGGTGGACTCGATATCTCTATGCCATCTGATTTTTCAGAGAGATATAAAGATTATTACTTAGAAATGGATGTTGAATTATTGCATCCTGATGTTCCACACTACTTAATTGTAGATGATTTCCGCCAAGATCGTAAGGAACTTACCCAACGTTATAGACGTTTTGTCACACCAGTAACGGTTCGAGTACCTGCTAAAGAGCCTATGCAGCTCAAGCTTAAAAAGGGTACATACCGTGTCAATATTAAAGGTATTTACGGTGAGGATTATTCAACTTTAGAAAAAGCAAAAGACGATGTGAAGCCAGTCAAAGTAACGAAAACAAAGCGTGATATTAAAGTTAAGATGAATCCAACGAAGAAGTCTTACCTTGTGCTTCCAATGCCATATCGTGATGGTTTAAAAGCAGAATTAGACGGTGAGAAGAGAGAAGTGAAAAAAGGAAATGGTATTCAAACCATTATTCCAGTTAATAAAGGTGAAAAAGAAGTTGTGATTCATTATGAATTACCACATTGGCCTTTATATCTTATTATGACAATCTTAGGTCTTATTGCTGCTTTCGTTTACCGTAAGTGGTTACGTCGAGATATCAAATCAATTCATTAA
- a CDS encoding amidohydrolase produces the protein MTDWFQRAIEKEHETIAIRRHLHQYPERSFQETKTHAYILEKLKELDFDIQERVGENGIVATIGNTEQGPTIALRADFDALPIDDMKEVPYRSKIPGVMHACGHDGHTAILLTVAELLHEHQSELKGAVVLIFQYGEEEMPGGAQGMIADNALVGVDKVYGNHLWSGYPTGTIHTRPGAMMAQPDEFNITIYGKGGHGAKPHETIDPIVIMAEFILSTQKIISRTLDPVKQAVISFGKIEAGDADNVIPDTAHCRGTVRTFDTNVQKHIHVKLDKLLQGLAVANDITYDLDYVNGYLPVYNHEASAEIVKTAANDLNFRYHDSDLMMIGEDFSYYLHALPGAFFFTGCGNAEKQTDWPHHSPHFDIDESAMKYTVSTFMKILELENVL, from the coding sequence ATGACGGATTGGTTTCAACGTGCTATCGAAAAAGAACATGAAACCATTGCGATACGCCGTCACTTGCATCAATATCCAGAGCGCTCATTTCAAGAAACAAAAACACATGCATATATTCTTGAAAAGTTAAAAGAACTTGACTTCGACATTCAAGAACGTGTGGGTGAAAATGGTATTGTTGCAACGATTGGTAATACTGAACAAGGACCAACCATTGCTTTGCGTGCAGACTTTGACGCATTGCCAATAGATGATATGAAAGAGGTCCCTTATCGCTCAAAAATCCCTGGAGTGATGCATGCTTGTGGTCATGACGGTCATACTGCCATCTTATTAACCGTTGCCGAACTCCTACATGAACATCAATCAGAACTAAAAGGAGCCGTTGTACTCATCTTCCAATATGGCGAAGAAGAAATGCCTGGTGGTGCACAAGGCATGATTGCTGATAATGCACTTGTCGGTGTTGATAAAGTATATGGCAATCACTTATGGAGTGGCTATCCTACTGGGACAATCCATACACGCCCTGGTGCTATGATGGCACAACCAGATGAATTTAATATTACAATTTATGGTAAAGGGGGGCATGGTGCAAAACCTCACGAGACAATTGATCCGATTGTCATCATGGCAGAGTTTATTTTAAGTACACAAAAAATTATTTCTCGTACACTTGATCCAGTAAAACAAGCAGTCATCTCATTTGGTAAAATTGAAGCTGGTGATGCAGATAATGTGATACCAGATACAGCACATTGTCGTGGAACTGTTCGTACTTTTGATACAAACGTACAAAAACATATACATGTAAAGTTAGACAAACTGCTACAAGGTCTAGCTGTGGCTAATGATATCACTTATGACTTAGATTATGTTAATGGTTATCTACCTGTTTATAATCATGAAGCTTCAGCAGAAATTGTTAAAACAGCTGCCAATGACTTAAACTTCCGGTACCATGATTCTGATTTAATGATGATTGGTGAGGACTTCTCTTATTACTTACACGCTTTACCTGGTGCCTTTTTCTTTACTGGTTGTGGTAATGCAGAAAAACAAACAGACTGGCCTCACCATAGTCCTCACTTTGATATTGATGAATCAGCCATGAAATACACAGTGAGCACATTTATGAAAATATTAGAATTAGAAAATGTACTTTAA
- a CDS encoding deoxynucleoside kinase, with translation MTNYNIPSDAVITIAGTVGVGKSSLTRALADKLNFRTSYENVDHNPYLDKFYDDFRRWSFHLQIYFLAERFKEQKRMFEYGGGFIQDRSIYEDVDIFAKMHQEQGTMTEEDFETYSNLFDAMVMTPYFPKPDVLIYLESDYDSVIDRINTRGRQMEMDTDPEYWQMLFKRYDNWINQFNACPVVRVNINEYDLYDDPDSIDKVIAKISHIIQTHRQIDPR, from the coding sequence ATGACAAACTATAACATACCGTCAGACGCGGTTATTACAATTGCTGGTACAGTAGGTGTTGGTAAATCATCACTCACACGCGCACTTGCTGACAAACTAAACTTTCGTACATCTTATGAAAACGTTGATCACAATCCATATTTAGATAAATTTTATGATGATTTTCGTCGTTGGAGCTTTCACCTACAAATTTACTTTTTAGCTGAACGCTTCAAAGAACAAAAACGTATGTTTGAATATGGTGGCGGCTTTATTCAAGACCGTTCCATTTATGAAGATGTTGATATCTTTGCAAAAATGCATCAAGAACAAGGTACAATGACAGAAGAGGATTTTGAAACATATTCAAACCTGTTCGACGCCATGGTGATGACACCATACTTTCCAAAACCAGATGTACTCATTTACTTAGAATCAGATTATGACAGTGTGATTGACCGCATTAATACACGTGGCCGTCAAATGGAGATGGATACAGATCCAGAATATTGGCAAATGCTATTCAAACGCTATGACAATTGGATTAATCAATTTAATGCATGTCCTGTTGTTCGTGTAAATATTAATGAATATGACTTATATGACGACCCAGATTCAATTGATAAGGTTATTGCTAAAATTTCACATATTATCCAAACACATCGTCAAATCGACCCACGATAA
- a CDS encoding glycine C-acetyltransferase, which produces MVQRLHDFLEENINYLKDNGLYNEIDTIEGANGPQIKIAGKEYINLSSNNYLGLATDADLKAAAKEAVDSHGVGAGAVRTINGTLDLHDELEKTLAEFKGTEAAIAYQSGFNCNMAAISAVMNKNDAILSDELNHASIIDGCRLSKAKIIRVNHSDMDDLRQKAKEAVESGQYNKVMYITDGVFSMDGDVAKLPEIVEICEEYGIMVYVDDAHGSGVMGKGAGTVKHFGLQDKVDFQIGTLSKAIGVVGGYVAGSQKLIDWLKVQSRPFLFSTSLAPGDTKAITTAVKKLMASTELHDKLWDNANYLKEGLNKLGFNTGESETPITPVIIGDEKKTQEFSKRLMEEGVYVKSIVFPTVPRGTGRVRNMPTAAHTKEMLDEALAVYERVGKELNVIS; this is translated from the coding sequence GTGGTACAAAGATTACACGACTTTCTAGAAGAAAATATTAACTATTTGAAAGACAATGGATTATACAACGAGATTGACACAATTGAAGGTGCAAATGGCCCTCAAATCAAAATTGCAGGCAAAGAATATATCAACTTATCTTCTAACAACTACTTAGGCCTTGCGACAGATGCAGACTTAAAAGCAGCAGCTAAAGAAGCTGTAGATTCTCATGGTGTGGGTGCAGGTGCTGTTCGTACAATCAACGGAACACTTGACTTACATGATGAATTAGAAAAAACTTTAGCAGAATTTAAAGGTACAGAAGCAGCAATTGCTTACCAATCAGGTTTTAACTGTAACATGGCAGCAATCTCAGCTGTAATGAACAAAAATGATGCAATCTTATCAGATGAATTAAACCATGCATCTATTATTGATGGTTGCCGTTTATCAAAAGCGAAAATCATTCGTGTAAACCATTCAGATATGGATGATTTACGTCAAAAAGCAAAAGAAGCTGTAGAATCTGGTCAATATAATAAAGTAATGTACATTACAGATGGTGTATTCAGTATGGATGGCGATGTTGCCAAATTACCTGAAATTGTAGAAATCTGTGAAGAATATGGCATTATGGTTTATGTGGATGATGCGCATGGTTCTGGTGTAATGGGTAAAGGTGCTGGAACAGTAAAACATTTTGGATTACAAGATAAGGTTGACTTCCAAATTGGTACATTATCTAAAGCCATTGGTGTTGTAGGTGGATATGTTGCGGGTTCTCAAAAATTAATCGACTGGTTAAAAGTTCAATCACGTCCATTCTTATTCTCAACATCTTTAGCACCTGGAGACACAAAAGCTATTACAACAGCAGTGAAAAAGTTAATGGCGTCTACAGAACTTCATGATAAACTATGGGATAATGCAAATTATCTTAAAGAAGGCTTAAATAAATTAGGCTTCAATACAGGTGAATCAGAAACACCAATCACACCAGTTATTATTGGTGATGAGAAGAAAACACAAGAATTTAGTAAACGTTTAATGGAAGAAGGCGTTTATGTTAAATCAATCGTCTTCCCAACGGTACCACGTGGCACAGGCCGTGTACGTAATATGCCAACAGCTGCACATACAAAAGAAATGTTAGATGAAGCATTGGCTGTATATGAACGTGTTGGTAAAGAATTAAATGTTATCTCATAA
- a CDS encoding Cof-type HAD-IIB family hydrolase, whose product MVKLIATDMDGTLLNASHEITSENIEAIKYAQSKGVTVVIATGRAFYEASRPVTEAGLKVPYICLNGAEVRDESFNIVHTASLNKEMSDAIQNKLKQADVYYQVYTNRGIYTEDPEKDLAIYVDIAKHAGQHADEEVIRQHIQSRIDNGTLKVVSSYEQIESVPGELIMKILAFDTDLQKVARVKEELSEHVNLAVSSSSIGNIEVTHAEAQKGMALQAIADQLNIDMQDAMAVGDNMNDASMLERVGHPIAMDNGVEAIKELATFTTASNEESGVAKAIYHVLK is encoded by the coding sequence ATGGTCAAGTTAATCGCAACAGATATGGATGGGACGTTGTTAAATGCATCGCATGAGATTACATCTGAGAATATTGAAGCTATCAAATATGCCCAATCAAAAGGTGTAACAGTCGTCATTGCGACAGGGCGTGCATTTTATGAGGCGAGTAGACCCGTGACGGAAGCAGGATTAAAAGTCCCTTATATTTGTTTGAATGGTGCAGAGGTTAGAGATGAAAGCTTTAATATCGTACATACTGCAAGTTTGAACAAAGAGATGTCTGATGCTATTCAGAATAAATTAAAACAAGCAGATGTATATTATCAAGTGTATACAAACAGAGGGATATATACAGAAGATCCTGAGAAAGATTTAGCAATTTATGTAGATATTGCAAAACATGCAGGACAGCATGCAGATGAAGAAGTGATACGCCAACACATCCAGTCCCGTATTGATAATGGCACGTTGAAAGTGGTATCAAGTTACGAACAAATTGAGTCTGTACCAGGCGAATTAATTATGAAAATATTGGCATTTGATACAGATTTACAGAAAGTGGCACGTGTTAAAGAAGAACTTTCTGAGCACGTGAACTTGGCTGTCTCATCTTCTTCTATTGGTAATATTGAAGTGACGCATGCAGAAGCTCAAAAAGGAATGGCACTTCAAGCGATAGCAGATCAATTGAATATTGATATGCAAGATGCAATGGCTGTGGGTGATAATATGAATGATGCCTCCATGTTAGAGCGTGTAGGGCATCCGATTGCTATGGATAATGGTGTTGAGGCGATTAAAGAACTTGCTACATTCACGACAGCTTCAAATGAAGAAAGTGGTGTCGCAAAAGCCATCTATCATGTATTAAAATAA
- the tadA gene encoding tRNA adenosine(34) deaminase TadA, producing MRSHEYYMSLALDEAYQAAKKGEVPIGAVVVKDDRVIARAHNLRETIQLPTAHAEHLAMEQAARELGTWRLEGCTLYVTLEPCVMCSGTIVMSRVDQVVYGADDPKGGCSGSLMNLIEDSRMNHRANIVKGVLAYSCSQQLKAFFKTLRQRKKQENKI from the coding sequence ATGAGAAGTCATGAATATTATATGTCACTTGCGCTTGATGAAGCATATCAAGCAGCTAAAAAAGGAGAAGTACCTATTGGCGCAGTCGTTGTGAAAGACGACCGTGTTATTGCACGCGCACATAATTTGAGGGAAACCATCCAATTACCAACGGCTCATGCAGAACATCTTGCAATGGAACAAGCGGCACGTGAATTGGGAACATGGCGTTTAGAAGGATGTACTTTATATGTTACTTTAGAGCCGTGTGTGATGTGTTCAGGAACAATTGTGATGAGTCGTGTTGATCAAGTGGTGTATGGGGCTGACGACCCTAAAGGTGGTTGTAGCGGTAGTTTGATGAACCTTATAGAAGATTCACGCATGAACCATCGTGCTAATATAGTAAAAGGGGTATTGGCTTATTCATGTAGTCAGCAGTTAAAGGCATTTTTTAAAACATTACGTCAACGCAAAAAGCAAGAAAACAAAATTTGA
- a CDS encoding NAD-dependent epimerase/dehydratase family protein, whose product MKRIFITGALGQIGTELVVKCREIYGNENVLATDIREPEAGSIVAEGPFEILDVTNAEKMEQLIADFKPDTMMHMAALLSATAEQKPLLAWNLNMGGLVNALEAARKYDLQFFTPSSIGAFGPNTPKKNTPQVTIQRPNTMYGVNKVSGELLCDYYFTKFGVDTRSVRFPGLISYVKEPGGGTTDYAVDIYFQAVREGKYTSYINRGTYMDMMFMDDAIDAIIKLMEADGGKLINRNAYNVSAMSIEPEMVKAAIQEHDPNFTLDYDVDPVRQGIAESWPDSIDTSCARGEWGFDPKYDLAAMTKRMLDAIREKENQKA is encoded by the coding sequence ATGAAAAGAATATTTATCACTGGTGCATTAGGTCAAATCGGTACAGAACTTGTTGTAAAATGTCGTGAAATTTATGGGAATGAAAATGTTTTAGCAACAGACATTCGTGAGCCAGAAGCAGGCTCTATTGTCGCTGAAGGTCCATTTGAAATTTTAGATGTAACTAATGCTGAAAAAATGGAACAATTAATTGCTGACTTTAAACCAGACACAATGATGCATATGGCAGCATTACTATCAGCAACTGCTGAACAAAAACCATTACTTGCATGGAACCTAAATATGGGTGGTTTAGTGAATGCTTTAGAAGCTGCACGTAAATATGATTTACAATTCTTCACACCAAGCTCAATTGGTGCATTTGGTCCGAATACACCTAAGAAAAATACACCTCAAGTTACAATCCAACGTCCAAACACAATGTATGGTGTGAACAAAGTTTCAGGTGAGTTATTATGTGATTACTACTTCACAAAATTTGGAGTAGATACGCGTAGTGTACGTTTCCCAGGCCTTATTTCTTATGTAAAGGAACCAGGTGGCGGAACAACAGATTATGCTGTTGATATTTATTTCCAAGCAGTTCGTGAAGGTAAGTATACAAGCTATATTAATCGTGGAACATATATGGACATGATGTTCATGGATGATGCCATTGATGCCATTATTAAGTTGATGGAAGCAGATGGCGGCAAATTAATTAACCGTAACGCATATAACGTAAGTGCAATGAGTATTGAACCAGAAATGGTTAAAGCAGCCATTCAAGAACATGATCCAAACTTCACTTTAGACTATGATGTAGATCCTGTACGTCAGGGTATTGCTGAGAGCTGGCCGGATAGTATTGATACAAGCTGTGCGCGTGGCGAATGGGGCTTTGATCCAAAATATGACTTAGCAGCAATGACAAAACGTATGCTTGATGCAATTAGAGAAAAAGAAAATCAAAAAGCTTAA
- a CDS encoding branched-chain amino acid aminotransferase, whose product MTDLVKLEQRQELKEKPDQSSLTFGEVFTDYMLSFEYTEGQGWHDLKIVPYAPIEISPAAQSVHYGQSVFEGLKAYKHNGEVVLFRPDENFKRINVSLERLKMPRIDEDLLLEGLKQLVDVDRDWVPEGEGQSLYIRPVVFATEGILGVAPSKNYRLLIILSPSGSYYGGDSLRPTKIYVEDEYVRAVRGGVGFAKVAGNYAASLLAQANANALGFDQVLWLDGVEQKYVEEVGSMNIFFVINGKVVTPSLNGSILPGITRKTVLALAETLGYEVEERRVSIDELFEHYEKGELEEVFGTGTAAVISPVGELQFKDQKMVINNNETGKITQALYDNYTGIQSGKLDDPHNWRLVVPHYER is encoded by the coding sequence ATGACAGATTTAGTGAAATTAGAACAACGCCAAGAGTTAAAAGAGAAACCAGATCAATCCTCTTTAACATTTGGTGAAGTATTTACAGACTATATGTTAAGTTTTGAATATACAGAAGGCCAAGGCTGGCATGATTTGAAAATCGTTCCATATGCGCCTATTGAAATCTCACCAGCTGCACAAAGTGTACATTATGGTCAATCTGTATTTGAAGGGTTAAAAGCATATAAACATAACGGAGAAGTTGTCTTATTTAGACCAGATGAAAACTTCAAACGTATTAATGTCTCATTAGAGCGTTTAAAAATGCCACGCATTGATGAGGACTTATTATTAGAAGGTTTAAAACAGCTTGTTGACGTAGACCGTGATTGGGTTCCTGAAGGTGAAGGACAATCATTGTATATCCGTCCAGTTGTTTTTGCGACAGAAGGTATATTAGGAGTAGCCCCGTCTAAAAATTACCGTTTATTAATTATTTTATCACCATCAGGATCTTATTATGGTGGAGACTCATTACGTCCTACAAAAATTTATGTTGAGGATGAATATGTTCGTGCAGTACGTGGTGGTGTTGGTTTTGCGAAAGTTGCGGGTAACTACGCAGCTAGCTTACTAGCACAAGCAAATGCGAATGCACTTGGATTTGACCAAGTACTTTGGTTAGATGGTGTAGAACAAAAATATGTTGAAGAAGTTGGAAGCATGAACATCTTCTTCGTAATTAACGGAAAAGTTGTGACGCCATCATTAAATGGTAGTATCTTACCTGGTATCACACGTAAAACAGTACTTGCATTAGCTGAAACACTCGGCTATGAAGTAGAAGAACGTCGTGTATCTATTGATGAGTTATTCGAGCACTATGAAAAAGGTGAATTAGAAGAAGTCTTTGGTACAGGTACAGCAGCCGTGATTTCTCCAGTTGGTGAATTACAATTTAAAGATCAAAAAATGGTTATCAATAATAATGAAACAGGAAAAATCACTCAAGCGTTATATGACAACTATACAGGTATTCAAAGTGGTAAGTTAGATGATCCACATAACTGGCGTTTAGTCGTACCACATTATGAAAGATAA
- a CDS encoding HAD family hydrolase yields MAIKWLLFDKDGTLIQFDQSWVKVGIQLVDDVCEHFEIAERSIVYDAIGIEEQAFRSGSVMASGSLEEMTAIFNQYTHVDTYDWVCARSQQLIDTREPESKLYPGVREALIQLKSHGYQLAIVTGDNAQGVSHFLNETGMEDVFSCVISTNGDNYEKPDPRLLQPLWSLGVEGEEMIMIGDTDLDMETGKRARCAKNIGVKTGLGREATFDEADVVLEDVTQLIDYLEGWNNIVLKDVKQSEKEK; encoded by the coding sequence ATGGCAATTAAATGGTTATTATTTGATAAAGATGGTACGCTGATTCAATTTGATCAAAGTTGGGTCAAGGTTGGTATTCAGTTAGTAGACGATGTGTGTGAACATTTTGAAATAGCAGAACGCAGCATAGTTTATGATGCTATTGGAATAGAAGAGCAGGCATTTCGATCAGGAAGTGTCATGGCATCTGGCTCACTTGAAGAAATGACAGCCATATTTAATCAATATACTCATGTAGATACATATGACTGGGTTTGCGCACGTAGTCAACAGTTAATTGATACTCGCGAACCTGAAAGTAAGTTGTATCCCGGGGTTCGTGAAGCTTTGATTCAACTAAAAAGCCATGGTTATCAATTGGCAATTGTGACAGGGGATAATGCTCAAGGCGTGTCGCACTTTTTGAACGAAACAGGGATGGAAGATGTGTTTTCATGTGTGATTTCAACAAATGGCGATAATTATGAAAAACCAGATCCACGTCTTCTACAGCCACTATGGTCACTTGGGGTAGAGGGAGAAGAGATGATTATGATTGGTGATACAGATTTAGATATGGAAACAGGGAAGCGCGCTAGATGTGCTAAAAACATTGGTGTGAAAACTGGTTTGGGACGTGAAGCGACATTTGACGAAGCGGATGTTGTATTAGAAGATGTCACACAATTGATAGATTATCTGGAGGGGTGGAATAATATTGTATTAAAAGATGTGAAGCAGAGTGAAAAAGAAAAGTGA
- a CDS encoding deoxynucleoside kinase translates to MTKPFIVIEGPIGVGKSSLTHKLSQSYHFYEAKEIVGENPFLSDFYEDISKWSFQTEMFFLCNRYKAYQDLAELHDGIVCDYHIYKNKIFARNTLSQTEYEKFSRIYDILTEDLITPDYTIILDADLSVLKKRIAKRDRSFEAHIEDDYLLKLKEDYATYYKQLTEDGHQVLWIDTTDIDFVSNPEDYDQVLSRINELIGGQSHDKL, encoded by the coding sequence ATGACAAAACCTTTTATTGTTATTGAAGGACCGATTGGTGTTGGTAAATCATCACTCACACACAAGTTGAGTCAATCTTACCATTTTTATGAGGCAAAAGAAATTGTCGGAGAGAACCCTTTCCTATCTGACTTTTATGAAGATATTTCCAAGTGGAGCTTTCAAACAGAAATGTTCTTTCTCTGCAATCGCTACAAAGCTTATCAAGATTTGGCAGAACTTCACGATGGCATTGTATGTGACTACCATATTTATAAAAATAAAATTTTTGCACGCAATACACTTTCACAAACGGAATATGAGAAGTTTTCTCGTATTTATGATATCTTGACTGAGGACTTAATCACACCAGACTATACAATTATCCTCGATGCAGATTTATCTGTATTAAAGAAACGTATCGCTAAACGTGATCGTAGCTTCGAAGCACATATTGAAGATGACTACTTATTAAAACTCAAAGAAGACTACGCCACGTATTATAAACAATTAACAGAAGACGGTCATCAAGTACTCTGGATCGACACAACAGATATTGACTTCGTAAGCAATCCTGAAGACTATGACCAAGTATTATCACGTATTAATGAATTAATCGGAGGACAATCACATGACAAACTATAA